Below is a window of Caballeronia insecticola DNA.
GTAGCGCTGCAGCGTTTGCTGCACGCCGCGCGTGATCGAGTAGTGCTCTTCGCCGATCACGTTCGGGTCGATCTGACGCGAGGTCGAATCGAGCGGGTCCACGGCCGGGTAGATACCCAGCGAAGCGATATCACGCGACAACACGACAGTTGCGTCCAAGTGGCCGAAGGTCGTAGCCGGCGACGGGTCGGTCAAGTCATCCGCAGGAACGTACACGGCCTGAACCGACGTAATCGAACCGGTCTTGGTCGACGTAATACGCTCTTGCAGCTTGCCCATTTCTTCAGCCAGCGTCGGCTGATAACCCACTGCCGAAGGCATACGGCCGAGCAGTGCGGACACTTCCGTACCCGCCAGCGTGAAACGGTAGATGTTGTCCACGAAGAACAGCACGTCCAGACCTTCGTCACGGAAGTGCTCGGCCATCGTCAGACCGGTCAGCGCCACGCGCAGACGGTTGCCCGGCGGCTCGTTCATCTGGCCGTACACCAGCGCGACCTTGTCGAGAACGTTCGAGTCCTTCATTTCATGATAGAAGTCGTTCCCTTCACGGGTACGCTCACCCACACCGGCGAACACGGAATAACCGCCGTGTTCCTTCGCGATGTTGTTGATGAGTTCCATCATGTTCACGGTCTTGCCCACACCGGCGCCACCGAACAGACCCACCTTGCCGCCCTTCGCGAACGGGCAGATCAGATCGATAACTTTGATGCCGGTTTCGAGCAGTTCCGTCGACGGCGACAGCTCGTCGAACTTCGGCGCTTGCTGGTGAATCGAACGCACGGTGGTCGAGTCGATCGGGCCGGCTTCGTCGATCGGACGGCCGAGCACGTCCATGATGCGGCCGAGCGTCGGCTTGCCGACCGGCACGCTGATGGGCTTGCCCGTGTTCTTCACGATCGTGCCGCGGCGCAGGCCGTCGGATGCACCCAGACAGATGGTGCGAACCACGCCGTCGCCCAGCTGCTGCTGGACTTCGAGCGTCAGTTCGGTGCCTTCCAGAATGAGCGCGTCGTAAATCTTCGGCATGTGCGAGCGCGGAAATTCCACGTCGATAACGGCGCCGATGCACTGTACGATCTTGCCTTCTACCAAAGCAGTAGTACTCATCGCATTTCCTTTAGATACTGTGTTCTTTCACGCGGTCATCAAGA
It encodes the following:
- the atpD gene encoding F0F1 ATP synthase subunit beta yields the protein MSTTALVEGKIVQCIGAVIDVEFPRSHMPKIYDALILEGTELTLEVQQQLGDGVVRTICLGASDGLRRGTIVKNTGKPISVPVGKPTLGRIMDVLGRPIDEAGPIDSTTVRSIHQQAPKFDELSPSTELLETGIKVIDLICPFAKGGKVGLFGGAGVGKTVNMMELINNIAKEHGGYSVFAGVGERTREGNDFYHEMKDSNVLDKVALVYGQMNEPPGNRLRVALTGLTMAEHFRDEGLDVLFFVDNIYRFTLAGTEVSALLGRMPSAVGYQPTLAEEMGKLQERITSTKTGSITSVQAVYVPADDLTDPSPATTFGHLDATVVLSRDIASLGIYPAVDPLDSTSRQIDPNVIGEEHYSITRGVQQTLQRYKELRDIIAILGMDELSPEDKLSVARARKIQRFLSQPFHVAEVFTGSPGKYVPLKETIRGFKMIVEGECDHLPEQAFYMVGTIDEAFEKAKKIQ